TTTTCGCCATTTCTTCTTGAGCCATCTCTCGAGAACGATTGAGAGCTTCATTAACGGCAGCCAAAACTAAATCTTGAAGCATTTCAATGTCATTTTCTTCTAACAGCGAAGGCTCAATTTTTATTTCAAGAATTTCTTGTTGACCATTACAAATTACTTTAACCATTCCGCCCCCGCTGGATGCTTCAACTTGTTTGGTTTTTAGTTCTTCTTGCAATTTCGC
The genomic region above belongs to Candidatus Atribacteria bacterium ADurb.Bin276 and contains:
- a CDS encoding Nucleoid-associated protein: MKNLMKEAQKMQAKMAKLQEELKTKQVEASSGGGMVKVICNGQQEILEIKIEPSLLEENDIEMLQDLVLAAVNEALNRSREMAQEEMAKITGGFNLPGLM